A single region of the Lysinibacillus sp. B2A1 genome encodes:
- a CDS encoding (2,3-dihydroxybenzoyl)adenylate synthase, which produces MARKELKVSLSNCSDRSTYILLGNILRIQILSYWRLKRMSSIQTEEKITKFLEHYKEKGYLETLSLADALKNWATIYKNKVALVDQTGSLTYEELYRSANFLGQGLLAQGIKKGDNVLVQLPNNIYFVKICFALFILGARPILLLPTHREKDITNIANLTEPVAIVIPSTFHGYDYQSMARKVAMKQQSISCIITDEPNDTCMSLRDIEYEFSTQKNDFMEHQSSYQDIALFLLSGGTTGTPKVIPKLHTAYLCNAKAAANRCQVTENSTYLAVLSIAHDYPLCSPGVLGTLSKGGKVVLSSTSTFDEALKWIEKERVTYTSIVPVIANLWVESLALEENADVSSIDYILLGAAKLEKQLALQLMTQFQCQLIQGYGLGEGITCFTSPDDDIDTIISCQGTPISTGDDIKIVDENGDEVAQGEAGELIQKGPYTFLGYYKSLEMNQLSFTTDGFFKTGDKARITEEGNIQILGRVKEQINRAGENVTPSEIESYLLEHDEIVDASVVGVVDQELGERICAFVVKKDKELSLTVLCQFMIENGVANTKLPDQLVYVESIPYINVGKSDKKKLVAQYLA; this is translated from the coding sequence ATGGCCAGGAAAGAACTGAAAGTGAGTTTGAGCAACTGCTCCGACAGATCAACTTATATATTGCTAGGAAACATTTTACGGATTCAGATATTGTCATACTGGAGGTTAAAAAGGATGAGCAGCATACAAACAGAGGAAAAGATTACGAAATTTTTGGAGCATTATAAGGAAAAGGGCTATTTGGAGACATTGTCGCTTGCAGATGCCTTAAAAAATTGGGCAACTATTTACAAGAATAAGGTTGCACTGGTTGATCAAACAGGATCATTAACATATGAGGAGCTGTATCGATCAGCCAATTTTTTAGGACAGGGATTATTAGCACAGGGTATTAAGAAGGGAGACAATGTACTTGTACAGTTACCCAACAATATCTACTTTGTAAAGATTTGTTTTGCGTTATTTATATTAGGAGCAAGACCCATATTATTATTGCCAACACATCGAGAAAAAGATATTACGAATATCGCTAATCTAACGGAGCCTGTAGCAATAGTTATACCATCCACATTCCATGGCTATGACTATCAATCTATGGCTAGAAAGGTAGCAATGAAACAGCAAAGTATTTCCTGCATCATTACAGATGAACCGAATGATACATGTATGTCATTGCGAGATATAGAATACGAGTTTTCTACACAGAAAAATGACTTCATGGAACATCAATCCTCTTATCAAGATATTGCATTATTTTTACTATCAGGTGGAACTACAGGAACGCCAAAGGTCATTCCCAAACTGCATACGGCTTACTTATGTAATGCAAAAGCAGCAGCGAACCGTTGTCAGGTGACAGAAAATAGTACTTATCTTGCGGTTCTATCCATCGCACATGACTATCCTCTTTGCTCACCGGGTGTTTTAGGCACTTTAAGTAAAGGCGGTAAGGTTGTATTAAGTTCAACCAGTACATTTGATGAAGCACTAAAATGGATTGAGAAAGAGCGTGTTACCTATACATCTATCGTCCCAGTTATAGCAAATTTATGGGTAGAGTCTCTCGCTTTGGAAGAGAACGCAGATGTATCTTCCATTGACTATATTTTATTAGGGGCAGCCAAGCTAGAGAAGCAATTGGCTCTCCAATTGATGACACAATTTCAATGTCAGCTAATTCAGGGCTATGGTCTTGGAGAAGGCATTACTTGCTTCACTTCACCAGATGATGATATTGACACAATTATTTCATGTCAAGGTACGCCAATTTCTACAGGTGATGACATTAAAATTGTTGATGAGAACGGTGATGAGGTTGCGCAGGGAGAAGCAGGTGAGCTGATTCAAAAAGGCCCCTACACTTTCCTGGGTTACTATAAATCACTAGAAATGAATCAGCTAAGCTTTACAACAGATGGCTTTTTTAAAACAGGAGATAAGGCACGCATAACCGAGGAAGGCAATATTCAAATTCTTGGAAGAGTAAAGGAACAGATTAATCGTGCTGGAGAAAACGTAACCCCGAGTGAAATTGAAAGCTATCTTCTTGAGCATGATGAGATTGTGGATGCTTCCGTTGTAGGTGTTGTTGATCAGGAACTAGGGGAACGAATCTGTGCATTTGTTGTAAAAAAAGATAAGGAGCTTTCGTTAACGGTGCTTTGTCAATTTATGATAGAGAACGGTGTAGCAAATACTAAACTTCCTGATCAATTAGTGTATGTAGAATCTATTCCTTATATTAATGTAGGGAAATCCGACAAGAAAAAATTAGTCGCACAATATCTAGCTTAG
- a CDS encoding non-ribosomal peptide synthetase, with the protein MAKTEVLLKWQAFRDEVCNMLNPGGEIADDANLLHMGLSSIEMMKLINVSKRLGYRLTFEQLVKNPYLKDWQRFLLEEAIFEEQIPYKQDKKNVDMYEPFPLTEVQHAYWVGRYDGQYLGNVGCHGYLEINVEQIDTDRLAASWKRLQEHHPMLRSCFTADGQQFILKQSQVKPLIVHDYRMADEQQIKHHLEEIRTQTSHRLLKIDEGQVAELQITLLPENKGRMFFDIDLLVADVQSYQILLRDLAALYNRNVEPQAPLEWNFATYLAEKNEENQQERQEAMAYWTKRLETLPTKPQLPVSNKSEINATFYRRSYFLPAELWEKLKHTAARSGVTPAMTLLTIYSLIINKWSETNHFLINLPLFNRQSTNKHTIEEVVADFTTILLVEVDLQEQRTFLQDVQTIQNQFHTDMKYTAYSGVDVQRDYVRLHSSEQQIAPVVFSCNIGSPLLNEEFKSVFGDIHYMISQTPQVWLDFQVFEQDGGLLLIWDSIDDVFKPQVLDEMFTSFKQTVGSVANRKDWSMPLHIPITEQLTIRKNVQSEMTVEPTCLHAPFFTQAQQIPNEQALIFPAQQTSITYGALQEKAQRIAQYLHLNGIRKGEAVGLLMDRGISQIATILGILAAGAVYVPIGLKQPLSRRNKIYEAADIRFVVTDQPQLDDDSGVSYLSVADAEQCERCFEIIYDAASPAYIIFTSGSTGVPKGVEMTHKAAWNTIYAVNQLNQINIEDCVLAVSATEFDLSVYDMFGLLAVGGKLLLLSEEEVRRADKWVHYIEEFGVTLWNSVPILFEMLCAELEHEEKSLPTIRHIYLSGDWIKPDLVQQMPIQTPHGTLIAMGGATEGGIWSNYFKVTNDIVHKYPSIPYGFPLPNQQYRVVNERGEDCPNEVAGELWIGGNSIAEGYKGNIQQTNSHFISIDGQKWYRTGDYGKYVDNGVLLFLGRKDEQVKVNGHRIELGDIERSLKNNSCIKDAVVLATKQKSGNQLHAFITAEGFGNLFDIQTTSSDIPKLVRSVIESVYQHSNASDFDDSEAMQKFMQEIDQLTCYGISSILQQMDFPMDKGHSYDVKQLIEERQIEARYYELIFQWFSLLHKLHVVATIDHITYTNRMNLSDCQLPYLVHYPHILKFGTSFIENGQAILTGKISPASLLFSENALSPMEVICEEPGAIESHRLVATIINRISIAKKKPIHILELGARSSSFTEAIIQQLAGMDYHYTITDASIYFKGEFDHILSDHIEFATLDMEIDPVLQGYTCQKYDLIIANNALHRIKNLPEAMPFIEQLLDADGLMVTTENTMNSSLQLITTGFEENGFTQYEDERKEDCQPLLADTQWLEVFKKAGFSNVNVVNHPQLYAHHIFIAQSSPVKKQINQRKLEDYTKEQLPDYMIPRHITLLRKMPLTNNGKLNRKLLHTSVDLGAQEQAEPTRSMTAMEQKIANVWKEVLEKPHISLDDNFYQLGGDSLIATQLNSQLQKKLNLPTSLEAIFKYPKFSDFTQYIAEQTMAETKEIMPTSFENIKSDTTHLYEPFPLTDIQQSYWLGRNSVYDLSDVSAHCYFELECDELDMKAVNAAWNQLIQRHDVMRVVVLNNGLSQQILKDVPAYQININDYRHQDYLAFTNGVQATRNQMSQRRFDVSKWPLFEIEASLSPNQTTRLHVSFDNTVFDGYSIFLLFDEWYKLSYTPTLNLPTINISFRDYAIALADFKNSTEYKNDMNYWEERVQKLPSAPELPLAKQPNDIKEQRFTRYQAVLTKDKWSTMKQMAHQLHLTPSTIIMTAYAEVLGRYSRHQHFTLNLTHFNRLPLHEDVNKLVGDFTSLVLIEIDHRLDSNFIMRCQDMQKQLLQDLEHTLVSGVEVERMLRKDRNHFNEIVMPIVFTSGIGVNKDHLKDTSYLGKIIYGASQTPQVWLDHQVFEQDGELILSWDGVEELFPSGLLAEMFNVYLQFLDQLSQGMKAWQQTSTLISLPDAKQREVIHHAAIIPTSEETLISLIEKQWLTFTENPAIIDTTKTVSYKELDDMSKNIAAAISAEPSQTIIILMEKGWQQIVAALGVMRAGAAYLPVDVDTPLERLQQIIHQAHIGTIMTSQTLYSRFGHLGLNVYTVESLIESQSEKMTTLRTVSPDDLAYIIFTSGSTGKPKGVEITHRSVVNTILDINKRFEVTSSDRSIALSNFTFDLSVYDAFGLLAAGGAVVIPEVQKLKDPEHWLELLHKHHITIWNTVPAFMEMFVNYHKTATTIAEQGHSLRWVLLSGDWIALTLPEKIKSIFKDSHVVSLGGATECSIWSNYFMVDTIEDSWKSIPYGKSLSHQQLYVLNANYEDSPVWVKGDLYIGGIGLSTGYCNDHERTNAHYIYHPKTGARIYKTGDLARYLPDGNIEFLGREDQQIKMNGHRVELGDIEANLCKLPIVQQAAVIMQDNKLIGHLKLHKDSQHDLVETLTTDTKLSISLETIKNELEHMKPTLHMTELSDYTASIEWLSVGMMFLDLSALSIFKDQGQVLRKEEIIGAIANTYDSLIGHWLDYLAEYGFIERKHTSYIVNFSKENALQYMSNKLNDFHLGETQPIFQRLKEQLIISQEARLAFLKGEQKAMIYLVDSEGFLTPEQLGHYNLWSQYTQDLVDNMLSILSKSNEEQGLNVLELGTRTGQGSHQFAKHFRSNGQYTYADESSDFLYRKKAATTHEHVKFKQYDVNLPPDNQDMDLHSYDLIIAENTLHRSRHLNNTMTYLKRLLKPDGLIILTENVKNNALLLITVAFYEEGYQQLTDTRSAEKLPLLDCETWQQLWKNEGFNYLLEWPRDDVKWFGEHIMMVEGPSKIQRLSLDRFREEVKHTLPKYMCPDDYFVHETFPVTANGKINRKQLAHYRISHQPELVKQGRQAVTPEEQIVVQVWQEIIETMYSSVDDNFFEHGGDSLKAIRFINRLSELEYSLTLEKLFLHPTIEGMAANLVAQKNDQDKEEAHVIGTL; encoded by the coding sequence ATGGCTAAGACAGAGGTCTTATTAAAATGGCAAGCATTTAGAGATGAAGTATGCAATATGTTGAATCCCGGTGGGGAAATAGCGGATGATGCAAACCTACTACACATGGGCCTATCCTCTATTGAAATGATGAAGCTTATAAATGTAAGTAAAAGGCTAGGCTATCGATTGACTTTTGAACAATTGGTAAAAAACCCATATTTAAAGGACTGGCAACGATTTTTGTTAGAGGAGGCTATTTTTGAGGAACAGATACCTTATAAGCAGGACAAAAAGAATGTGGATATGTATGAGCCCTTCCCTTTAACCGAAGTTCAGCATGCCTATTGGGTCGGTAGATATGACGGACAGTACCTAGGAAATGTAGGCTGTCATGGCTATTTAGAAATTAATGTTGAACAGATTGATACGGACAGATTGGCAGCTTCTTGGAAAAGGCTACAGGAGCATCATCCAATGCTGAGGTCCTGTTTTACAGCAGATGGGCAACAATTTATTTTAAAACAATCACAGGTGAAGCCCTTAATCGTTCATGATTATCGAATGGCAGATGAGCAGCAAATCAAACACCATTTAGAGGAAATACGAACGCAAACATCTCATAGACTACTAAAGATAGACGAGGGTCAAGTAGCAGAATTACAAATCACTTTATTACCAGAAAATAAAGGCCGTATGTTTTTCGATATAGACCTATTAGTAGCAGATGTCCAAAGCTATCAAATACTATTAAGGGATTTAGCTGCGTTGTACAATCGCAATGTGGAGCCTCAAGCACCCCTTGAATGGAATTTTGCTACATATTTGGCAGAAAAAAATGAAGAAAATCAACAGGAGAGACAAGAGGCAATGGCCTATTGGACAAAAAGGCTAGAGACATTACCAACAAAGCCTCAATTACCAGTCTCAAATAAGTCCGAAATAAATGCAACATTCTATCGACGTTCTTATTTTTTACCAGCGGAGTTATGGGAAAAATTAAAACATACAGCTGCAAGATCAGGCGTCACTCCTGCTATGACGCTACTAACCATCTATAGTCTAATTATTAATAAATGGAGCGAAACTAATCATTTTCTTATCAATCTCCCATTATTTAATCGACAATCGACAAATAAGCACACGATTGAAGAGGTGGTTGCTGATTTTACAACAATCCTTTTAGTAGAGGTTGATTTACAGGAGCAACGAACATTTTTACAGGATGTGCAAACCATTCAAAACCAATTTCATACAGATATGAAATATACAGCCTACTCTGGTGTGGATGTACAAAGAGACTATGTTCGATTGCATAGCAGTGAACAACAAATTGCCCCTGTTGTTTTCTCCTGTAATATTGGTTCGCCTTTATTGAATGAAGAGTTTAAATCAGTATTTGGCGATATCCATTATATGATTTCCCAAACGCCACAGGTTTGGCTAGATTTCCAAGTGTTTGAGCAGGATGGCGGCTTGCTTTTAATTTGGGATAGTATTGATGATGTATTTAAGCCACAGGTCCTTGATGAGATGTTTACAAGCTTCAAACAAACAGTGGGTAGTGTCGCTAATAGGAAGGATTGGTCGATGCCACTTCATATTCCAATAACAGAGCAGTTAACGATTAGAAAAAATGTTCAGTCCGAAATGACCGTAGAGCCGACTTGCCTACATGCGCCATTTTTTACTCAAGCTCAACAAATACCTAATGAGCAAGCATTGATTTTCCCTGCACAACAGACATCAATTACTTATGGTGCTTTACAGGAAAAGGCACAACGCATCGCTCAATATTTGCACCTTAACGGTATCCGAAAGGGTGAGGCAGTTGGACTATTAATGGACCGAGGCATTTCTCAGATTGCTACAATTTTAGGGATTTTAGCCGCAGGAGCGGTGTATGTACCAATTGGTCTCAAGCAGCCATTGTCTCGAAGAAATAAAATTTATGAAGCAGCGGATATACGATTTGTTGTAACAGATCAACCTCAGCTAGATGATGACAGTGGCGTTTCGTATTTATCTGTTGCAGATGCAGAACAGTGTGAGCGATGCTTTGAAATCATCTATGATGCAGCCTCTCCTGCTTACATTATTTTTACCTCAGGCTCAACGGGTGTGCCTAAAGGTGTAGAGATGACGCATAAAGCCGCATGGAATACCATTTATGCCGTTAATCAGCTTAATCAAATCAATATAGAGGATTGTGTATTAGCTGTATCTGCCACAGAATTTGATTTATCAGTTTATGATATGTTTGGCTTGTTGGCTGTTGGTGGCAAACTGCTATTACTGAGTGAAGAGGAAGTGCGACGTGCAGATAAATGGGTACACTATATTGAAGAATTTGGTGTTACATTATGGAATTCTGTACCTATATTATTTGAGATGTTATGTGCAGAGCTAGAGCACGAGGAGAAAAGCCTCCCAACAATTAGACATATTTATTTATCTGGAGATTGGATTAAGCCAGATTTAGTACAGCAGATGCCAATACAAACGCCTCACGGTACTTTAATTGCCATGGGTGGAGCTACTGAAGGTGGGATATGGTCTAATTATTTTAAAGTAACCAATGATATTGTTCATAAATATCCGAGTATTCCATATGGGTTCCCATTACCAAATCAGCAGTATCGTGTTGTTAACGAAAGAGGCGAGGATTGTCCAAACGAAGTAGCTGGTGAATTATGGATAGGTGGGAACAGTATTGCTGAGGGGTATAAAGGAAATATCCAGCAAACAAATAGCCATTTTATCTCTATTGATGGGCAAAAATGGTATCGAACAGGGGATTATGGCAAGTATGTAGATAATGGCGTTTTATTATTTTTAGGTCGGAAAGATGAACAGGTCAAGGTTAACGGACATCGGATTGAGTTAGGTGATATTGAAAGAAGCCTGAAAAATAATTCGTGTATTAAAGATGCGGTAGTTCTTGCCACTAAACAAAAAAGTGGAAATCAACTTCATGCTTTTATCACTGCCGAAGGTTTTGGTAATCTTTTTGATATTCAGACGACATCCTCTGACATACCTAAACTTGTTAGAAGCGTGATCGAATCAGTTTATCAACATTCAAATGCTAGTGACTTCGATGATTCAGAGGCAATGCAGAAATTTATGCAAGAAATCGATCAATTAACTTGTTATGGAATATCATCGATTCTACAGCAAATGGACTTTCCTATGGACAAAGGACATAGCTACGATGTTAAACAATTAATAGAAGAAAGGCAGATAGAGGCGAGGTATTATGAGCTTATTTTCCAATGGTTTAGTTTGCTACATAAGTTACATGTAGTAGCGACTATAGATCATATCACTTATACAAATAGGATGAATTTATCGGATTGTCAGCTACCTTATTTAGTTCATTACCCACATATTTTAAAATTCGGTACGTCCTTTATAGAGAATGGGCAAGCAATACTAACGGGAAAAATATCACCAGCTTCTTTATTATTTTCTGAAAATGCATTATCACCGATGGAGGTGATATGTGAAGAACCAGGGGCTATAGAAAGTCATCGTCTAGTAGCAACCATTATTAATAGGATTAGTATAGCTAAGAAAAAGCCAATACACATTCTAGAGCTTGGAGCAAGAAGTAGCTCATTTACGGAAGCTATCATTCAGCAATTGGCAGGTATGGATTATCATTATACAATCACGGATGCTTCTATATATTTTAAAGGTGAATTCGATCACATTCTTTCAGACCATATAGAATTTGCTACATTAGATATGGAAATTGACCCTGTTTTACAAGGCTATACATGCCAGAAATATGACCTGATAATTGCCAATAATGCGCTACACAGAATTAAAAATTTACCAGAAGCGATGCCCTTTATTGAGCAGCTTTTAGATGCTGATGGCTTGATGGTCACTACTGAAAACACAATGAATAGCAGCCTGCAGCTTATTACAACAGGCTTTGAAGAAAATGGATTTACGCAATATGAAGATGAAAGAAAAGAGGATTGTCAGCCTTTATTAGCGGATACTCAATGGCTAGAAGTCTTTAAGAAAGCTGGTTTTTCAAATGTGAATGTGGTGAATCACCCACAACTATATGCGCACCATATTTTTATTGCTCAGTCATCTCCTGTGAAAAAGCAAATAAACCAAAGAAAGCTAGAGGACTATACTAAAGAGCAATTGCCAGATTATATGATTCCTAGACATATTACGTTACTTCGTAAAATGCCTTTAACGAATAATGGGAAACTAAATCGTAAGCTATTACATACAAGCGTTGATTTAGGTGCTCAGGAGCAGGCAGAACCTACACGTTCAATGACGGCTATGGAGCAAAAAATTGCGAATGTTTGGAAAGAGGTATTAGAGAAACCACATATTTCACTAGACGATAATTTCTATCAACTTGGAGGAGACTCATTAATTGCAACACAACTAAATAGTCAATTACAGAAAAAATTGAATTTGCCGACTTCCTTAGAGGCAATTTTCAAATATCCGAAGTTTAGTGATTTTACTCAATATATAGCCGAGCAAACAATGGCTGAGACAAAGGAAATAATGCCTACATCTTTTGAGAATATTAAAAGTGATACAACTCATCTTTATGAGCCATTCCCATTAACGGATATTCAGCAATCCTATTGGCTCGGAAGAAATAGTGTATATGATTTAAGCGATGTGTCTGCTCATTGTTATTTTGAGCTTGAATGTGACGAACTGGACATGAAGGCAGTAAATGCGGCTTGGAATCAATTAATTCAGCGTCATGATGTCATGCGAGTGGTTGTACTGAATAATGGATTGTCTCAGCAAATTTTGAAGGATGTACCAGCTTATCAAATTAACATCAATGATTACAGGCATCAGGATTATTTAGCTTTTACTAATGGAGTGCAAGCAACCAGAAATCAAATGTCTCAGCGTAGATTTGATGTTAGCAAATGGCCATTATTTGAAATTGAGGCCAGCTTAAGTCCAAATCAGACAACTCGATTACATGTTAGCTTTGATAATACGGTATTCGATGGCTATAGCATTTTTCTGCTATTTGATGAGTGGTATAAATTATCTTATACTCCGACCCTAAACTTACCTACCATCAATATTAGCTTTAGAGATTATGCGATTGCACTAGCGGATTTTAAAAATTCTACTGAGTATAAAAATGATATGAACTATTGGGAAGAACGTGTTCAAAAGCTACCGTCCGCTCCAGAGCTGCCACTAGCCAAGCAGCCTAATGATATCAAAGAACAAAGATTTACACGTTATCAGGCAGTTTTAACGAAGGATAAATGGAGTACTATGAAACAAATGGCACACCAACTTCATTTGACGCCTTCAACGATTATAATGACAGCCTATGCAGAAGTATTAGGCAGATATAGCCGTCATCAGCATTTTACATTAAATTTAACGCATTTTAACCGTCTACCTTTACATGAAGATGTCAATAAGTTAGTGGGAGACTTTACTTCTTTAGTACTGATTGAAATAGATCATCGTCTCGATAGCAATTTCATTATGCGCTGTCAGGATATGCAAAAGCAATTATTGCAGGATCTTGAACATACGCTTGTCAGTGGGGTGGAAGTCGAGCGAATGCTACGAAAAGACAGGAATCATTTTAACGAAATTGTTATGCCGATTGTCTTTACTAGTGGAATTGGCGTGAATAAGGATCATTTAAAGGATACTTCTTATTTAGGGAAAATCATTTATGGAGCATCGCAGACACCTCAGGTTTGGTTGGATCATCAAGTATTTGAGCAAGATGGTGAGCTTATCCTATCCTGGGATGGTGTAGAAGAATTATTCCCTTCAGGTTTATTGGCTGAAATGTTTAATGTGTATCTGCAGTTTTTAGACCAACTAAGTCAGGGTATGAAGGCATGGCAACAGACTTCTACTCTTATTAGTCTACCAGATGCAAAACAACGGGAGGTCATTCATCATGCGGCCATTATCCCGACATCTGAAGAAACACTTATCAGTCTAATAGAAAAACAATGGCTTACATTTACTGAAAATCCAGCGATTATTGATACTACAAAGACAGTTTCTTATAAAGAATTAGACGATATGTCAAAAAATATAGCTGCTGCCATTAGTGCAGAGCCATCTCAGACTATCATCATATTAATGGAAAAGGGATGGCAGCAAATTGTTGCAGCACTAGGGGTTATGAGAGCAGGGGCAGCATATTTACCAGTAGATGTGGATACACCTTTGGAACGACTACAGCAGATTATACACCAAGCACATATCGGCACAATTATGACTTCACAGACTTTATATAGTCGATTCGGTCATTTAGGCTTAAACGTTTATACTGTGGAGTCACTTATTGAATCCCAGTCAGAGAAAATGACAACCCTTCGCACAGTATCACCTGATGATTTAGCTTATATTATTTTCACTTCAGGCTCTACAGGTAAGCCTAAAGGGGTTGAAATCACTCATCGTAGTGTGGTGAATACCATTTTAGATATAAACAAGCGTTTCGAAGTAACATCCTCTGACCGTAGTATAGCTTTATCGAACTTTACCTTTGATTTATCCGTGTATGATGCATTTGGCTTACTCGCAGCAGGTGGTGCAGTGGTCATACCTGAAGTGCAGAAGCTGAAGGACCCTGAGCATTGGTTAGAGCTATTGCATAAACATCACATAACGATCTGGAACACAGTACCAGCCTTTATGGAAATGTTTGTGAATTACCATAAAACAGCTACTACAATTGCAGAGCAGGGACATTCTTTAAGATGGGTGCTATTAAGTGGTGATTGGATAGCATTAACCCTTCCAGAAAAAATAAAAAGCATTTTCAAAGATTCACATGTTGTCAGTCTAGGAGGAGCCACAGAATGCTCGATTTGGTCCAATTATTTTATGGTAGATACTATTGAAGATTCGTGGAAGAGTATTCCATATGGGAAATCACTTTCACATCAGCAGTTGTATGTCTTGAACGCCAATTATGAGGATAGTCCTGTTTGGGTAAAAGGTGATTTATATATTGGTGGTATTGGTTTATCAACAGGATATTGTAATGATCATGAGAGAACAAATGCTCACTATATATACCATCCTAAAACAGGAGCAAGAATTTACAAAACAGGGGATCTAGCTAGGTATCTTCCTGATGGTAATATCGAATTTTTAGGTCGTGAAGATCAGCAAATTAAAATGAATGGTCACAGAGTGGAACTAGGGGATATTGAAGCTAATTTATGCAAGCTTCCGATTGTACAGCAGGCTGCTGTCATCATGCAGGATAATAAGCTAATAGGCCATTTAAAGCTTCATAAGGACAGTCAGCATGATTTAGTTGAAACATTGACAACAGATACAAAGCTTTCTATCAGTCTTGAGACAATCAAAAATGAGTTGGAGCACATGAAGCCAACCCTTCATATGACTGAGCTTTCTGATTATACAGCCTCAATTGAATGGCTTAGTGTTGGCATGATGTTTTTAGACTTATCTGCACTGAGCATCTTTAAGGATCAAGGTCAAGTATTGAGGAAGGAGGAAATAATAGGAGCTATTGCGAATACGTATGATTCTTTAATAGGGCATTGGCTAGATTACCTTGCTGAATATGGTTTTATAGAGAGGAAACATACTAGTTATATCGTTAATTTCAGCAAAGAAAACGCTTTACAATATATGAGTAATAAATTAAATGATTTTCATCTTGGTGAAACACAGCCAATATTCCAGCGATTAAAGGAGCAGTTAATCATTTCTCAAGAGGCCCGACTTGCCTTTCTAAAAGGCGAGCAGAAAGCCATGATTTATTTAGTAGATTCGGAGGGATTCTTAACGCCTGAACAATTAGGTCACTATAATTTATGGAGTCAATATACACAGGATTTAGTGGACAATATGTTAAGCATATTATCAAAATCCAATGAAGAGCAAGGACTAAATGTCTTGGAGCTTGGCACAAGAACAGGTCAGGGTAGTCACCAATTTGCGAAGCACTTTAGGAGCAATGGTCAATATACCTACGCTGATGAATCATCCGATTTTCTATATCGTAAAAAGGCGGCGACAACTCATGAGCATGTTAAATTTAAGCAATATGATGTTAATCTCCCACCTGATAATCAGGATATGGATCTTCATAGCTATGACTTAATTATTGCTGAAAATACATTGCATCGAAGTCGTCATTTAAATAATACGATGACTTATTTAAAGCGACTATTAAAGCCAGATGGTCTTATTATACTAACTGAGAATGTAAAGAATAATGCACTATTGCTAATTACAGTGGCATTTTATGAGGAAGGCTATCAGCAACTTACTGATACTAGGAGTGCAGAGAAGCTACCGTTGCTTGATTGCGAGACATGGCAACAATTATGGAAGAATGAAGGCTTTAACTATTTATTGGAGTGGCCGCGGGATGATGTTAAGTGGTTTGGTGAACATATCATGATGGTTGAGGGACCTTCAAAGATTCAAAGATTATCCCTTGACCGCTTTAGAGAAGAGGTAAAGCATACTCTTCCTAAATATATGTGTCCAGATGATTATTTCGTTCATGAAACCTTCCCAGTAACAGCAAACGGAAAAATTAACCGCAAGCAGCTTGCACACTACAGAATTTCTCACCAGCCTGAGCTTGTGAAACAGGGGAGACAAGCAGTTACTCCAGAAGAGCAGATTGTTGTTCAAGTCTGGCAAGAAATAATAGAAACTATGTATAGCAGTGTGGACGATAACTTCTTTGAACATGGTGGTGACTCCCTTAAAGCAATTCGATTTATTAATCGACTGAGTGAACTAGAGTATTCTTTAACGTTGGAAAAGTTATTTTTACATCCTACCATTGAAGGAATGGCTGCAAATCTCGTTGCACAGAAGAATGATCAGGATAAGGAAGAAGCACATGTTATAGGTACATTGTAG